Part of the Cytobacillus sp. IB215665 genome, TGATTGCCAATTATTTGGTTCCTTCCCCATATCATCATGCCATATATAAAAATCACGATATTTATTTTTCATACTTTCACGTGACTGTTTAAACCAAGCATGCTCAGTCGATGTATGATTTACAACAATATCCATAATAACCTTCATATTTCTCTTGTGTGCTTCAGTTAATAATAAGTCAAAGTCAGCCATCGTTCCATATTCCTCATGAATACTAAAATAATCACTAATATCATAACCATTATCTCGCTGCGGGGATTTATATATAGGTGTTAGCCATATGATGTCTACACCAAGTTCGGTTAAATAATCAAGCTTAGAAATGATTCCCTGTAAATCACCTACACCGTTTCCAGTTGTATCTTTGAAGCTTTTTGGATAAATTTGATATACTACAGATCTTTTCCACCAAGCGTCTTTCATTTTGTTACCACCTATCCTTTTGTTGAGTAATCTTGGATGCATTGATCATTCCAATAAAAGTACAGAAATTATCGATTGTAATGATGACCATTTCATCGTTTCATTTACCTACTATTTTCTAGCCACTTGTATCCTCGACCTTATAATTACTTATATTCTCTTTATAAAATCTACCGCTGAGCATTAAAAGCTACTTAAAATGAGCATCGCAGAAAAAGCTTTGCTTTTTCTGCGCTCAATCATCGATTAGGATAAATTCACTAAAGAGAATATTTTAGTACACACGCCATATCAAATGAAGTTAAAAAATGAGTAATAGTAATAAGGATTTTATATCCGACCTGTAACCTTTCAATCAAATTGAAAATCGACTCCGTCTATTTTGAACAATCTCATGTGTACCCCAACATATTAATTAGCTTTTCTTTAATTTACCGTATACTATTGTTAACACAAATGGAACAACTAATACGATAGCCATACCTATAAAAAATGAAATCCACTTATCAGGTACAATTGATAAAAATCCTGGAAGACCTCCTACACCTATAGAGAAAGCTTGAACAGAATTTATTGTAATAAACATACCTGCTATTGCTGAACCAAATATTGCAAAAAGAAACGGGTATTTAAACCGAATATTAACACCGAACATAGCTGGTTCTGTAATTCCTAAAAATGCTGAGATCCCTGAAGTAAGTGATAACCCTTTCAGTTTTTCATCTTTTGATACTACCATCATAGCAAATGCTGCAGACCCTTGAGCAATATTCGATAAAGCAAGAATTGGCCATAAGAATGTTCCACCAGTACTACCGATCAGTTGTATATCTACTGCTAAGAAAGTATGGTGCATCCCTGTTACTACTAGTAGTGCGTAAAGCCCACCGTATAATAATCCACCTAATGCTGCAAATTTATCAAAAACCAATACTAACCCATCTGTAATGCCATTCCCAATTGCGAAAGTAATTGGACCAATAATAATAAATGATAAAAACCCTGTGACTAATAAAGTAATTGGTGCAACTAATAAAAGTTTGAAAGCATCTGCAATCCTCTTATTTAAAAACAGCTCAATCTTGGCTAAGACAAATGATGCTATTAATACAGGTAACACTTGACCCTGATATCCTATTTTTGCTACGTCTAAACCGAATAAATTCCAGTAAGGAACTTCGTTATTTGCTAACGCATCTCCATAAGCCCATGCATTAAGTAAACCAGGATGGACAAGCATTAGGCCGAGTACTATACCGAGTAACGGACTTCCACCAAACCGTTTTACAGCTGACCAACCAATTAGACCAGGTAAAAAAACGAACGCAGTATTAGCAATTAAATTTATAATATTAGCAATATCTTTCCATTGTGTATGAACGTCAATTAAAGACTTCTCATCATAAAATATACCTGGACCAGTTAGAATATTATTAATCCCCATTAATAACCCAGCGGTAACGATGGCAGGTAAAATAGGTATGAAAATATCTGCTAACGTTTTAATCATTCGCTGAATTGGGTTTAATTTCTTTTCGGCAACTGTTTTAATCTCTTCTTTTGTTGAACTACCTATTTCGGCCATTTCTACGAGTTGATTATATATTTTGTCTACTAAACCTTGACCGATAACAACTTGAAATTGACCATTAGCAAGAAAAGTACCCTTTACAATTTCTATCTTTTCTAAAGCTTCCTTATCTACGATATCATCATCTTTTAACGCAAACCTTAACCTCGTAACACAATGTGTTGCAGCCTCAATGTTTTCTTTCCCACCTATTGCATTAATAATTTGCTCAACTTGTTGTTTTTCGCTCATCATCTCACCCTCCTGATATCGCTTACATATTTCACTAACTTGTATATACAAATTACATTTAAAGTATAAACCTGTATATACAAGTAGTCAATAATAATTTTTGATATTCTAATTGAATATTATTACCTTAACTTAAGGTACTTTTCGTAAACTTTGCTGTTATCGTTC contains:
- the treP gene encoding PTS system trehalose-specific EIIBC component; its protein translation is MMSEKQQVEQIINAIGGKENIEAATHCVTRLRFALKDDDIVDKEALEKIEIVKGTFLANGQFQVVIGQGLVDKIYNQLVEMAEIGSSTKEEIKTVAEKKLNPIQRMIKTLADIFIPILPAIVTAGLLMGINNILTGPGIFYDEKSLIDVHTQWKDIANIINLIANTAFVFLPGLIGWSAVKRFGGSPLLGIVLGLMLVHPGLLNAWAYGDALANNEVPYWNLFGLDVAKIGYQGQVLPVLIASFVLAKIELFLNKRIADAFKLLLVAPITLLVTGFLSFIIIGPITFAIGNGITDGLVLVFDKFAALGGLLYGGLYALLVVTGMHHTFLAVDIQLIGSTGGTFLWPILALSNIAQGSAAFAMMVVSKDEKLKGLSLTSGISAFLGITEPAMFGVNIRFKYPFLFAIFGSAIAGMFITINSVQAFSIGVGGLPGFLSIVPDKWISFFIGMAIVLVVPFVLTIVYGKLKKS